One Xyrauchen texanus isolate HMW12.3.18 chromosome 34, RBS_HiC_50CHRs, whole genome shotgun sequence genomic window carries:
- the fut7 gene encoding alpha-(1,3)-fucosyltransferase 7, with product MPQRPSKLMGPFTRCMSRWILRTIFLTIFFTLIFMVYDKNQNGSSGLLKKNITILLWHWPYGTQYNLTGDVCQKDYGISRCSLEDNHKFYESADLVVFHHFELKMKRQHLPLDRPRPATQKWVWLSLEAPQNNGDLWAYKNLFNLTMSYHPQADITVPYGKMLPREKPGLDFVISNNKSYEACWVVSNFKRRHKRSTVFQELKKNLNVQLYGLFAKKKLPKEMLLSTISGCYFYLAFENIESPHYITEKLWRNAFQAGTVPVVLGPPRRDYEAVAPPTSFIHVDDFKSIKALAKYLRDLTKDPEKYNAYFTWRQNYTVKLYTDWRERLCNICPIYGQFPTQKVYEDLRTLSKW from the coding sequence CAAGCTAATGGGTCCCTTTACAAGATGTATGTCAAGGTGGATTCTCCGCACTATATTCCTGACCATCttctttacattaatttttatggtttatgacaaaaatcaaaatGGCAGCAGTGGATTGCTCAAGAAAAACATCACCATACTGTTGTGGCACTGGCCATATGGCACCCAGTACAACCTAACAGGGGATGTATGTCAGAAGGACTATGGCATTTCCAGATGTTCGTTAGAAGACAATCACAAATTCTATGAGAGCGCCGACCTGGTGGTCTTTCATCACTTTGAATTGAAGATGAAAAGACAGCACCTGCCATTGGATCGCCCTCGCCCTGCTACTCAAAAATGGGTGTGGCTATCTTTGGAGGCACCACAAAACAACGGAGACCTGTGGGCATACAAAAACCTTTTCAACCTGACCATGTCATATCATCCTCAAGCTGACATCACTGTGCCCTATGGGAAGATGTTGCCCAGGGAGAAACCAGGTCTAGACTTTGTTATATCAAATAACAAGAGTTATGAAGCTTGTTGGGTGGTCAGTAATTTCAAGAGACGTCACAAAAGGAGCACTGTGTTCCAGGAGCTAAAGAAGAACCTTAACGTGCAATTGTATGGCCTTTTCGCCAAAAAGAAACTACCTAAGGAGATGCTGCTCTCCACAATATCAGGCTGTTATTTCTATTTGGCCTTTGAAAACATAGAGTCTCCACACTATATCACAGAGAAGCTCTGGAGAAATGCCTTCCAGGCTGGGACTGTACCTGTGGTGCTGGGGCCGCCACGCAGAGACTATGAAGCTGTGGCACCTCCTACATCCTTCATCCATGTGGATGACTTCAAGTCCATCAAGGCTCTGGCCAAGTATCTCAGAGACCTAACTAAAGATCCAGAGAAGTATAATGCTTATTTCACGTGGCGACAAAACTATACAGTCAAGCTGTATACAGACTGGAGGGAGAGACTGTGCAATATATGCCCTATATATGGACAATTTCCAACTCAAAAGGTTTATGAGGATTTAAGAACTTTGAGCAAATGGTAA